GAATGAGATAAGCTATGAGTTATTTTGGAACGGATGGTATTCGTGGAAAATTTGGGCAAATGCCTATTACTCCAGAGTTTGCTTTAAAACTCGGTTTTGCTGCAGGGAAGGTATTAAAACGAACGAGTCCAAAAAATAAACCGCTCGTTGTATTAGGAAAAGACACACGTTTATCTGGTTATATTTTAGAATCTGCTTTGCAGGCAGGCTTAAACGCTGCTGGCGTATATGTTCATTTACTTGGCCCACTACCAACACCAGCAATTGCACATCTGACTCGTGCTTTGCATGCACATGCAGGTATTGTTATTTCTGCATCACATAATCCATATTATGATAATGGGATTAAATTCTTCTCAAGTGAAGGCAAAAAGTTACCAGATTCATTACAAGAAGAAATTAACCTTGAATTAGAAAAAGATTTATTTATTGAGGACACTGCAAACTTAGGTAAAAGTGTTCGTGTAAATGATGCAAATGGTCGTTATATCGAATTTTGTAAATCTACATTCCCTTACCACTTTGATTTAAATAATTTAAAGATTGTGTTGGACTGTGCTCATGGCGCGGCATATAGCGTTGGGCCTTCAGTTTTCCGTGAGCTAGGGGCAAAAGTTATTGCTTTATATAATGAACCAGATGGCTTAAATATTAATGAGAGCTGTGGTTCAACTCATCCTGAACACTTACAAAAAGCAGTGGTTGAGCACGAAGCAGATTTAGGTATTGCCTTTGATGGCGATGCTGACCGTGTTGTGATGGTTGATAAGTTTGGTAACTTAATTGATGGTGACCATATCTTATATATTTTGGCGACTCAGGCGCAAAATAAGCCAGCGGGTATTGTTGGTACTGTCATGAGTAATATGGCACTTGAAGTTGCATTTGAAAAAGCAAATGTTAATTTTGTTCGTGCAAAAGTCGGTGACCGTTATGTATTACAGGCTTTAGAAGAAAATGGTTGGGTGATAGGTGGCGAGCCTTCTGGTCATATTTTAACTTTAGATAAGAGTACGACTGGTGATGCGATTATTGCAGCACTTCAAGTTCTAACGGTGATGGTTGAGCAAAATAAGGCTCTTCATGAATTAGTTCAAGACTTTAAATTATTCCCGCAAGTTCTTTTAAATGTACGTTTAGAACAAATGCTTGATCCGTATTCTATTCCAGCATTGGTAACTGAATTTGATAAAGCAGAAGCACAGCTCAAAGGTCGTGGACGTATCTTGATTCGTAAGTCAGGAACAGAGCCTGTAATTCGTGTCATGGTTGAAGGTGACAATGAGCAAGAAGTGAATGCTTTAGCTCAGCATTTAGCAGATTCAGTTCGTTCACAAGCACAAGTCGCATAAGGTGCATGGCATGAGTGATGTCATCAAAGATTTAAGTGAATTACGCTTGAGCTATGAACAAGGCGAGTTGTATGAGGGGCAGGTTGATTCTAACCCTCATCAGCAGTTTCTTGGTTGGTTTAACCATGCTCTAGCAGCCAATTTGCATGAACCCTATGCAATGTCATTAGCAACAGCGGGTGCGAATGGTAGACCTCATGTTCGAACAGTTTTGTTACGTGGGGCCATAGAAGCTGGTTATGATTTTTATACTAACTATGACAGTCAGAAAGGTATTGATTTGGCAGAAAATCCTTATGCCGAATTATTATTTTACTGGCCAAGTCTAGAGCGTCAGGTAAGAGTTGGTGGTCATGTCGTCAAAATTCCTGAACAGGAATCTACAGATTACTACCTTAAGCGACCACGTGATAGCCAGATTGCAGCGCATATTAGCACTCCGCAAAGTGGTAAAATTGAAAGCCGAGAGCTGTTGCAGCAACGTTTTCAAGACTTACAGCAGCAAGTCGAAAGTCGTGACGTGCTTGATAAGCCAGAGTTCTGGGGTGGTTATCGTCTGCAACCAGATTATTATGAATTCTGGCAAGGACGACCAAATCGTTTACATGACCGCTTGAGTTATGAAAAAATCGACGGTCAATGGACGCTGCACCGACTGATGCCTTAAATGACAAAAATACAAATCAAACAAAGACCTTTATTGACACGCCCTGAACAGTTTCAGGGCGTGCCTCCGTTTATTGCCGAGATTTTGGCAAGGCGTGGAGTACAATCTGAGCAGGAATTAGAATTAAAGCTTAAGAATTTACTTGCTCCTCAGCTCAAAGGATTAGAAATCGCTGTGGCATTAATAGATCAAGCTATTGATACACAGAAAAAGATTATTATTGTTGGTGACTATGATGCAGACGGTGCAACCAGCACAGCGTTAATGGTATTGGTGCTTCGTGATATGGGAGCACAAGTCGACTATTTAGTTCCAGACCGATTTAAATACGGTTATGGGCTTACGCCTGCAATTGCAGAGCTTGCACATCAAACTTATCAGCCCGATTTATTAATTACAGTCGATAATGGAATTTCCAGCCATGCTGGGGTTGATACAGCCCATGCATTGGGCATGCAAGTTATTATTACCGATCATCATTTAACAACTAAAGAAACACCTCCGGCAGAAGCGGTGGTTAACCCAAATCAGTTAGGTTGTGATTTTCCAAGTAAAGCGCTTGCTGGTGTTGGTGTTGCATTTTATGTGCTGGCCAATTTGGCTAGTTTACGTAACAAGCAAGGCAAAAGTACGAGTAAAGTCACTCAATATCTAGATTTAGTCGCTTTGGGAACTTATGCGGATGTTGCTGTATTAGATTATAACAACCGCATTTTAGTGGATGCAGGCGTGAAGCGCATTCAGCAACATCAATGTCGAGTTGGGATATTGGCGTTGTTAGATATTGCTGGCAGAGAGGCGTCGTCTTTGCGTGCACAAGATCTAGGTTTTGTTTTAGGTCCGCGTATTAATGCTGCTGGGCGTATGGAGAGCATGCGAATCGGTATCGAGTGTTTATTAGCAGATTCTATGGAAACAGCTTACCCGATTGCTCAACAATTAAATCAGTTAAATATAGA
This region of Acinetobacter sp. XS-4 genomic DNA includes:
- the glmM gene encoding phosphoglucosamine mutase, whose translation is MSYFGTDGIRGKFGQMPITPEFALKLGFAAGKVLKRTSPKNKPLVVLGKDTRLSGYILESALQAGLNAAGVYVHLLGPLPTPAIAHLTRALHAHAGIVISASHNPYYDNGIKFFSSEGKKLPDSLQEEINLELEKDLFIEDTANLGKSVRVNDANGRYIEFCKSTFPYHFDLNNLKIVLDCAHGAAYSVGPSVFRELGAKVIALYNEPDGLNINESCGSTHPEHLQKAVVEHEADLGIAFDGDADRVVMVDKFGNLIDGDHILYILATQAQNKPAGIVGTVMSNMALEVAFEKANVNFVRAKVGDRYVLQALEENGWVIGGEPSGHILTLDKSTTGDAIIAALQVLTVMVEQNKALHELVQDFKLFPQVLLNVRLEQMLDPYSIPALVTEFDKAEAQLKGRGRILIRKSGTEPVIRVMVEGDNEQEVNALAQHLADSVRSQAQVA
- the pdxH gene encoding pyridoxamine 5'-phosphate oxidase; translated protein: MSDVIKDLSELRLSYEQGELYEGQVDSNPHQQFLGWFNHALAANLHEPYAMSLATAGANGRPHVRTVLLRGAIEAGYDFYTNYDSQKGIDLAENPYAELLFYWPSLERQVRVGGHVVKIPEQESTDYYLKRPRDSQIAAHISTPQSGKIESRELLQQRFQDLQQQVESRDVLDKPEFWGGYRLQPDYYEFWQGRPNRLHDRLSYEKIDGQWTLHRLMP
- the recJ gene encoding single-stranded-DNA-specific exonuclease RecJ, with product MTKIQIKQRPLLTRPEQFQGVPPFIAEILARRGVQSEQELELKLKNLLAPQLKGLEIAVALIDQAIDTQKKIIIVGDYDADGATSTALMVLVLRDMGAQVDYLVPDRFKYGYGLTPAIAELAHQTYQPDLLITVDNGISSHAGVDTAHALGMQVIITDHHLTTKETPPAEAVVNPNQLGCDFPSKALAGVGVAFYVLANLASLRNKQGKSTSKVTQYLDLVALGTYADVAVLDYNNRILVDAGVKRIQQHQCRVGILALLDIAGREASSLRAQDLGFVLGPRINAAGRMESMRIGIECLLADSMETAYPIAQQLNQLNIERRQIEGEMKQQALSALDSLQLSKEDIPQALVLFEESWHQGVIGIVAGRLKEQFHRPTIVFAPDEDGIHIKGSARSIDGVHIRDMIEQVAEQHPELVSHFGGHAAAAGLTIRKENFDAFKTVFTACVAAMDDSLFQATLWTDGELPASALQLDTLDWIEQLGPWGQKFPFPQFEGHFKVVDYRWLKETHLKLRLALDQYTFDAIAFNAAGRFEFNPMRDEVHLLYEIDRNVFKGNVNLQLRIVHLNQ